Part of the Candidatus Abyssobacteria bacterium SURF_5 genome is shown below.
CAATGCTCAGCTCGCTCTCTTCGTTCAATAAGACGTCACGATCAAGCGGCGTCACGGTGAAGACCGCCTCGACGCTTCGACAGACCGCCAATTCCGCCTCTTTTGTCTGAAGCGCCCGTGTTCGCGCCTCCTGAGTCCCCGCAAGATCGGCCCATGTCTGCTCACGCAGAAAGCCGACATCAACCGCATCGTAGACGACATTGAGAAAGGGTTGCACTTCTCGAATGACTCGAAGATTCCGCTCGACCGTATCGAAGAACTCGAGTATCGCGAGCTTGAACCGATGGTTTCTGAGAATCTGTCGGAGGTCGTAATCATGGAGGAAGAGCTTTGCTCCGGCCTCCGTCAACGAGCGCGTATATTTGTCCTTCCGCCACCTCGAATAGAGTTCATGAAAATTCTCGGCCAGAAAAAATACTTCGTAGTGGCGAGCGAGTATCTCGACCATACGATGCAGGCGCGCCCAGCCTGCCTGCTTGTCGAACTCCGGCGCCTGAGGAGAGATAATCAGAATTTTCTCTCTGGCGGCGGCTTTCCGAAAATTTGACGCATTCCGGCTGCCAATTCCATCTTGCATTTGCCGATCTCCTGACACAGAATGAGCACTCCGTCAAGACGCGAACGCTTTCGAACGAGCGTGCGGTCTTTGAGCAATTTCCACGCCAGCAGGACGATGCGCCAGGCGCGCGTTACGCCCAGCCCCAATAATTGCCTGCGGGTTTTCGCGCCGGTGAGTTGCTCGAAGAGAGACTCGGATACGCCCTGCCAATAGAAGCGTTTCAGGACATAACTCCTGGTCATTTTCTCACCATAACTCTTGTGATAGACCACCGCGGCCGGAGCGTACAGAGTGCGAAACCCGGTCAACCTCGAAAGGCGATAATAGAATTCCTTCTCCTCGTTTGAAAGCAGTCCCTGCTTCTTCCTCCCCAGCATCTGGCTGAATCCGCCCAGAGAAAGCAGGACATCCCTTCGCGCCGACAGATTTCCTCCAAATGGATGCTCCGGAAAAACAAATTCCTTGATTTGATCTCCCCTATCGAGCCGATTGATATTTTCGGCAATTCCATTGAACCACTCAGGCTTGGCGCCGATCCAGACGGGCAGTATCTTGCCGCCCACGCTCGCCGCCTGCGGGAAAGCCCGATACACGCTCCATAACTCGTGAAGCCATTGCGAATCGGCTTCGGAATCATCATCCATGAACGCCACTATCTCTCCGCACGCGGCGCGCGCGCCGGCATTTCGGGCCGCCGAGAGCCCTTGCTCGCGCTCCTGGATGTACACTATGGAATGCCTGTTGTACTGATCGATTAGTTGTCGAACGACCTCCGGCGTCGAATCCACGCAATTGTTGTCGACGATCACGAGTTCATACTCTTGCGGGTCGAACTCCTGTTCCAGCACGCTGCGTCCCGCATCGCGCAACAGATCCGCACGATTAAAGGTGCTGATGATGACGGAAATCGATTTCTTCGAATTCGGCATTACCGCCCTTATTTGTCATTCCCACGCAGGCACAAGTCCATCTTCATCGTGTGTCGAGCCCTGCCCCCCGGAGCCGCTGTCTTCAACGTCCTTTCTTATCCTTTCCTCAGGACAACCAACGCCGCGTTTGCGGTCTTTCCGCATAACTGCGCCGACTGCGCCACCGATGCTGCGGCCAGCAGGGGCATAAGGAATCCCAGGTTCCGCTGGAGCCGGAGAGGAAGCCGGAGCCAGAGCCGCTTTTCGCAATCGAACCACCGATTCGTGAAATACAGCTTCTTCACGAGTTGGAGTCCGCTCGGACGCACGATGCGCTCCTCAATCGCGGGATCGTCATAAAGCCGATGCCCCGCGGGTAAATCAAACGGCTCGCGCGCCTCCCTGAACGATTCATCATAGGGAAACGTGAAAACAAGAATGCCGCCGGGCCTCAGAACCCGCCCCAGTTCGGAGACCGCTCTGACGTCGTGGGGCGCGGGGACATGCTCAATCATCGAAATGCAGCTTATCCTGTCAAACGTCCCCCCGGCATAGCTCAGCGAACAGGCGTCCCCTCTTGAAAACGTTATCTTTTCAAGCGCCGATTCCATTCGGAGTTGGGCCGCCATCTCCCATTGATGACGCTCAACATCCACACTCTCGAACGTATCAAGGCATTCGACCTGATATCCGGCGTTCGCGAGGGAAAAAGGGAATATCGAGGCGCCGGAACCCACATCGAGCACCCGTTCACAGTCTTCCAATTGAAGTTCTGCGGCAACAGCCGGATATTCGACATACCGATAGAAGTCTATTCCCGAGAGAAACCTTGGCCTGTTCCCCGCAGCATAAAACAGGTGGAACTCCCATGCCGTCGGGCGGAACGGTCGCCGCTTTGAGGGCAGATTCGGAGTTTCACCTTTCATCTGCAATCGTCAGCTCCTTCCGGTGAAGCTTTCGTGGTTCGCATTCCGGGAACGGCGCTTGAGTCTGCCGCGCGCCGTCCGCGCAAGGCGCGAGCGGAAACGGCGGGATGCCAAAAATTTCCAGACATCCTTGTTCGCCGGATCATTGATCGCCGCCAATACCCAAAGCCTGAAGATGTCTGACAACCTCACCCAGTCCACCCAGACCTCTGCAAGGCGCAATGCAGTTTCGGATCGCATCCTGCTCGCCTGGATGAAGCCTTCGGGTTTCCATGATTCTATTTCTGCGCGCACGCTCTCGATATCTCCGCGCATTAAAGGGTCAAGCCCGTTCTCGGCGCGCATCTTCGCAAACCGGCGCGCCATTTCGACAAACCGGCATTGCAGATAATAATGCCGCCTCGTCGCGGACAACCCATGGAATCGAAGACCGTACAGTATCTCCGGCAGGTTGGTGATCCGGTACCGTTCCAGCACGCGGAGCCAGAGGTCGAAGTCTTGCGCATACCGAAACATTTCGCGATACCCGCCGCATCCGAGTATGCGCTCCCGAACAAACATTGCCGAACCGTGTGCGACGGGCGAATGCGCCCGCTCGATGGCTTCCCTGACTTCTTCCTCGAGACGCGGCATGCTTGAAACCTGGCGCTTCCTTCCAAAGGCATCAATGAAGTGGAACTGCGTGCCGGCGACCGTGTACTCCGGATTCTCTTCGAGAAACTCGACCTGCATGGAGAATCGGTCCAGATGGCTGATATCGTCGGCGTCCATTCGCGCAACGTATTTTCCGCGAGCCTCGCTACAGCCCCTGATCAGGCTCCGCGTCAACCCCTCATTCTTTTCATGTGTTAGAATCCGTACGCGCGGGTCGGAAAATCCATGCAGTATTTCCGCGGTTTCATCCGTCGAGCCATCATCTATAATAATAAATTCAAAGTCGCCGAAGGTCTGGTCGAGCACGCTATGAATGGCCTCGCGCAGGAACCTCGCTCCGTTATACACTCCCATGACAACACTGACTGTGGGCGCAAATTTTTGTGACATCAGTTTTTTCCGTTACGGGCAAATCTAAATCATCTCTCCGGACATTCAGGCGGAGGTCGCTTTTCTCTTATAGAGAATCGCCTTCATATGGAGCAGATCGAGATACCTGGCTTTCTTTTTTTCTTCGCATGTCGTCTCATGCGTTCTTCTGCAGAATTCATAATATCGCTCGGATACTTCCTGTAAGTGCACCGGCTTGATATTCTTTCTGAATGTCTCCAGATTCTGTGCAACTGCTTCAATCGCTTCAATGACGTCCGTTTGATCCGTAAAAAGAATGCCGCCTTCGCCCACCAGCTCCCTGTCGGCTCCTCCGATTCGTGCGACCGCCGGAATGCCGCAATGAAGCGCCTCGAGCAGCGAATTTGAGCATGCCTCATAGACACTGGTAGCAAGATAAATATCCTGGCTTCTTAATATGTCTGCCAACTCCCTGCTGGAGACGGAGCTAAACATTTTAATGTTACGAAATTGGACGGGAGAGTTGCCGTAAAAAGAAAGTATGTACTTTTGGAAATCCAGATTATCATCAAGAAATTGGAGGATATCGAACCCTTTCCTCATATTCGGCGACCAACTGGTGGTAATCAGTCGAATCCTTTCATTCTGGCGCGGCAGCCGGGAAGTCGCCGGATGAAAGATTGCGGGATCAGGCGCATTCGGTATAACGACGACCTGAGGCTTTGGCCTCATGCCCAGCTTCAGGTTTTCTTGCATGCTCCGGCTCGACTGGAAAATTGTTCCGTCACAAAAACTGGAATTGAACAGGTAAATCGCCTTGTCCATAAGAAAATCGGATCCGCGCGCAAGAAGGATCGGCCCGCCAACCCGATTAATAATCGTCTTCTTGAAAAATCTTCGATACTTGAAGCATTCAGTCCCCCGTGCCTCGCAATTGGCCGGATTGCTGTTGAAAATGATGATATCCGCTTCTTGTGGGTCTTCCTCATACACTTCCATTCTGCGAAGCCGTTCTCTCAACGCCCGCAAGAATTGGTTTGCGCCGCCCCATGGGCCATCCACAAACTCGTATAGAATATGAACGGTCGGCTTCCGCGCAGACTTCATTTCGTTGTGCGCCTTTCCTTCGGCCAGCCACGCCTTTCCGATTGAGCTTCGTTCCGAATTCTCTCATACATCTGTTCATACCGGCGCACCGTTTCCGCAATCGAGAACTTTTCTTCCACGTCTTTCCTCCCCTGCCGGCCCATCCGCTCGCGCAGGAGGTCATCATCGAGTAGCCGCAGAGCAAGTTGGCTGAAGTCTTCGGCATCGTTGAATCTCGTCAGAAATCCCGTACGCCCATGTGTGACAATTTCTCCCAGACCGCCAGTATCATTCGCAATCACCGGAACTTCGCACGCAAGCGCCTCGGCCGCCATCCTGCCAAAGCTTTCCGAAGGCGAAGTCACGAGGAGGACCCGCGCCTGATTGAGCAGAAGAGGAATCTTTTCATGTTCGACAAAACCCGTGACGTGGATATCGATTCCCGCATCCTGCAACTCGGATATTTTGCGCCGCACCTCCGCCGAATAATCATCGTCCCAGGGATAACCGCCGATCATCATCGCCCTCAGCGGTCGTATCCGAGCCACACGCGAGCAGATATCCAGGAAGAGCAGATGGTTTTTTGCAGGATGAATCCGGCCGAGGATCGCCAGGTCCCACTCTTTTTTGCAAGGGATGGGCGCAAATGCGGCGGTATCGAATCCGTTATAGATAACCTCGCACGACAGCGGAATTTTCTTCTGTAATGCAAATGAGACCGCAACCCGGTTCGGCGCATATACGGGGGCCGATGTCCGAAATGAAAATTCGGAATGGTAGGTCTCAATGCATTTGAAGAGATACTTTCCAAAGTTTTTCTTGTGCTGCGGCGTGTGATAGCCATCAAGGTGCAGGACGTCGCACCGAACGAGGTCGCGGATGGAGGCAGCCGACGCGCGACGATTCAATCGCAGGTA
Proteins encoded:
- a CDS encoding glycosyltransferase family 2 protein, with protein sequence MPNSKKSISVIISTFNRADLLRDAGRSVLEQEFDPQEYELVIVDNNCVDSTPEVVRQLIDQYNRHSIVYIQEREQGLSAARNAGARAACGEIVAFMDDDSEADSQWLHELWSVYRAFPQAASVGGKILPVWIGAKPEWFNGIAENINRLDRGDQIKEFVFPEHPFGGNLSARRDVLLSLGGFSQMLGRKKQGLLSNEEKEFYYRLSRLTGFRTLYAPAAVVYHKSYGEKMTRSYVLKRFYWQGVSESLFEQLTGAKTRRQLLGLGVTRAWRIVLLAWKLLKDRTLVRKRSRLDGVLILCQEIGKCKMELAAGMRQIFGKPPPERKF
- a CDS encoding class I SAM-dependent methyltransferase, encoding MKGETPNLPSKRRPFRPTAWEFHLFYAAGNRPRFLSGIDFYRYVEYPAVAAELQLEDCERVLDVGSGASIFPFSLANAGYQVECLDTFESVDVERHQWEMAAQLRMESALEKITFSRGDACSLSYAGGTFDRISCISMIEHVPAPHDVRAVSELGRVLRPGGILVFTFPYDESFREAREPFDLPAGHRLYDDPAIEERIVRPSGLQLVKKLYFTNRWFDCEKRLWLRLPLRLQRNLGFLMPLLAAASVAQSAQLCGKTANAALVVLRKG
- a CDS encoding glycosyltransferase; the encoded protein is MSQKFAPTVSVVMGVYNGARFLREAIHSVLDQTFGDFEFIIIDDGSTDETAEILHGFSDPRVRILTHEKNEGLTRSLIRGCSEARGKYVARMDADDISHLDRFSMQVEFLEENPEYTVAGTQFHFIDAFGRKRQVSSMPRLEEEVREAIERAHSPVAHGSAMFVRERILGCGGYREMFRYAQDFDLWLRVLERYRITNLPEILYGLRFHGLSATRRHYYLQCRFVEMARRFAKMRAENGLDPLMRGDIESVRAEIESWKPEGFIQASRMRSETALRLAEVWVDWVRLSDIFRLWVLAAINDPANKDVWKFLASRRFRSRLARTARGRLKRRSRNANHESFTGRS
- a CDS encoding glycosyltransferase, which encodes MKSARKPTVHILYEFVDGPWGGANQFLRALRERLRRMEVYEEDPQEADIIIFNSNPANCEARGTECFKYRRFFKKTIINRVGGPILLARGSDFLMDKAIYLFNSSFCDGTIFQSSRSMQENLKLGMRPKPQVVVIPNAPDPAIFHPATSRLPRQNERIRLITTSWSPNMRKGFDILQFLDDNLDFQKYILSFYGNSPVQFRNIKMFSSVSSRELADILRSQDIYLATSVYEACSNSLLEALHCGIPAVARIGGADRELVGEGGILFTDQTDVIEAIEAVAQNLETFRKNIKPVHLQEVSERYYEFCRRTHETTCEEKKKARYLDLLHMKAILYKRKATSA
- a CDS encoding glycosyltransferase yields the protein MPGDTIKIGFSLMDLALGGAQIFYVDLAERLSQRGHSVHYHLFAERENESLCDKRLYLRLNRRASAASIRDLVRCDVLHLDGYHTPQHKKNFGKYLFKCIETYHSEFSFRTSAPVYAPNRVAVSFALQKKIPLSCEVIYNGFDTAAFAPIPCKKEWDLAILGRIHPAKNHLLFLDICSRVARIRPLRAMMIGGYPWDDDYSAEVRRKISELQDAGIDIHVTGFVEHEKIPLLLNQARVLLVTSPSESFGRMAAEALACEVPVIANDTGGLGEIVTHGRTGFLTRFNDAEDFSQLALRLLDDDLLRERMGRQGRKDVEEKFSIAETVRRYEQMYERIRNEAQSERRGWPKERRTTK